AGAGACAAGGCAGGGACTCCTACTTCCATTGGACTTTCAGAAAGCCGAGAACCACAGAAGTCAGAGAGATGATTTACTTAGGCTCACGCAGCCAGACATCTGCTGGAATTTGGCCTAGAAACCAAGGCTCCTGTCCCCATATCTGTTGCTCCTTCTGGCCCCTGCTGTGAAGGGTTGCAGAtcatgagtgctggcctgggagagGGGAACAGGCTTGGTGGGAGGCTTCTTGGCCTCCATTGACGCACAAGGGTAGAGGCCTCACAAAGTCTCTGAGCTGTTGGTCTTGACTCAGCAGCTGGGCCCCATTCCTCATTGTCAGCCTTCAGTTTACAGGCCATTAGCTGCagccctgctgggggctgggccagaTGGGCTAActcactccacacacacacacacacacacacacactcactcacttcCCCAGTGCGTGCCATCAGCACTTGTATGCcactcgctgtgtgaccttggacaagtgctGTTCTTTCGTGGGCCCGGTTCTACCATCTGTACACTGAAGTCCTCAGCCTCTGCTGTGTCTGTAGATCCTGACAGACTGATGGCCTGGGCTTGCTGTCTGtggtccccagcccctcctcacaaTTCTCAGGCTCCAAGTCCACTGAGTAGCTCCTCAAACCCCAGAATTCCCAAAGACCAGGGGAGTTGCTtgggccagcccagccctgtgTTTGTACCTCACAGCATTCCGTGAGGTGCTTGCGctgccccagcccacagcctAGGAACAGGGAGCTCATTCCATCCTGGGAGCTCCTCTTATCTCGGGACGAGTCTGACAGTCAGAAAGTTTTTGCTAAGAAGCTGAGATTTGCCGCCCCAGCCCTGACCTCCGGACTCCCACATGTATCTGCCCTCCGCCCTGTGAATGCACCAAGAGCTCAAACCCCACTGTGCTAAAGGGTTTATGTGCCTTGGCCTGTTTAATCCTCACGACAACCCTGTGAGGCTTAGGTACTGTTATTAGTCCCACTTTAGGGAAGCTCTTGGAGTTGgaataatttgcccaaggccacaccacACAGTTAGTTGGCCCAGAGTCCTACTCTTAACTCAGGCTCTCTGTCAGCAATATTGTGCCCACTGAAGCCACTTTGGAAATGGTGAGCTGTTTTGAGTTATCACAACGACTGGCATTTAGTGGTCTTGGgctaaattttattattgttgcccATGGACTGGAGTCTTACGAAGGGAGGGACTTGGGAGAGAATATAGGAATGCCTTCGGGCTAATCCTACTGGGGTACTGAAGGATAAGTAGGAGTTCATCAAGTGCAGAAGAGAAGGAGGACTTTCCAGAGAGAGGAATCACCTTGAGCAAAGGCCAGAAGGAGCAGTGGGACTTGCCCAAGTTGGaggagggcaggagtgggggtgcGGTGAACAGGCAGGCAGAGCCCCGTAGGCCCCCAAGCCCCTTACCCcctctgtctttctttgtttcctcgaCCCAGACGGGGCAGTGGTGTGCATGCTCCagttccccagccccagctggtaCTGGGACACGGTCACCAAGATCTGCGTGTTCCTCTTCGCCTTCGTGGTGCCCATCCTCATCATCACGGTGTGCTACGGCCTCATGCTGCTGCGCCTGCGCAGTGTGCGCCTGCTCTCAGGCTCCAAGGAGAAGGACCGCAGTCTGCGGCGCATCACGCGcatggtgctggtggtggtgggtgcCTTCGTGGTGTGCTGGGCGCCCATCCACATCTTCGTCATCGTCTGGACGCTGGTGGACATCAACCGCCGCGACCCGCTCGTGGTGGCCGCGCTGCACCTGTGCATCGCGCTCGGCTATGCCAACAGCAGTCTCAACCCCCTGCTCTACGCCTTCCTCGACGAGAACTTCAAGCGCTGCTTCCGCCAGCTCTGCCGCTCGCCCTGCGGCCGCCCCGAGCCCGGCAGCTTCAGCCGCGCCCGCGAAGCGACGGTCCGCGAACGGGTCACCGCCTGCACCCCGTCCGAAGGTCCTGGCGGCGCTGCCGCCTGACCAGGCTCGGCTGGCCCACTGCGCACCCCTCTGGAGTGACCTGGCCGTCAGACCGAGTTctaatgggggtgggggccgtgACGCGTAGTGGGGCAAAAGGAGGGGGGCATAAGAGAGCCTCTATTTTGGAAAACTTGTTGGGCTTGAGATCAGGCGGGGGTCCAAGAGATGGGGCCCCAGCTGTGGGTGGAcctctggggcagggaggagggcaagACGGTGGGGCGGTGCCTTTGGCCCAAGTGGGGaagggctctgggctggggggagggaggaggagctaGCGACTCCCAGGGAGTAGGACCAGTGAGTGGCTCTAGAACTGGTCGGATAAACAGGGCCTCTACAGTAGGGCAGGGGCTCCACCTTGGGACAGCTTCAAGTTCGAACCCTGAGCCGGTCGTGTCAGTGGAGATACCTACCTACTGAGGCCTGAAGattccaggcccaggccccggggggcgggctggggggtggggacgggggacAGTGGAGGGGAAGGTGGCTTGGGAACTGAGCTGCAAGGTTGGGTCTCTGTGTAGTGAGGAGGGGCCTCTCCTCGGGCGAGTTGCAAGGACTGGACAGTGAGATGTGGCTACTGCTCAAGGTTGGGCCCCAGAGGTAGGTAGGGCCCCTGTGCAGGGGCTAGCGGCCTCAACTTTGGGATAGAGTCCCAGCCCTGAGCTCTAGCAGGAGGTGGGGCTCAAGGCCGGACTTGCCGAGGTCCTGGTCCAACTTGccatctttataaataaaaagaaaataaaatatagagagaaatatatttacatacataccTTTTCACTCCTtgacaggcatgtgccctcagcAGCGAATCAGTGTCCCCAGCACTGCATctcagtgggggttgggacaggACACTGGGGCAGGCGGGTGGCTCCAGGACAGGACAGCGGAAGGGGCTGCAGCTGGGGCAGACTCCTCAGTTGCCAGTCCCAAACGGGGCTCAAAAGACCTAAGAAGGTCTGGGGACTTCCGTTCCCAAATCTAACCGCAGGTCGGCCTCTGTACCAAGAGGTGATGGTGGGTGGGCTGAGGAGGCAGGaagtgtgcgtgtgcgtgtgtgtgtgtgtgtgggggggggggggtcagttgTGCTTTGAGGTTAGATCCCGAAGCCAGAGGGCAGAAGCTTTTTTTTGACGGCAGAGGGGGCGTCTCTAGGACCCTGGCTTTTCTGGCGCAGGTGCTGGAGGACAGAGAACCATGGGTTAGAGCGCAGTGGGGGGTAAGTGCCCCAGCgactgcggggtgggggtggggggggcatctGTTTGAAGCACCAGGGCAGGCTTTCTGAGAGGAACCTCTAAGAAatcctccttcccttcacccaACATCTGGCCGCGTGCACTGTGTCCAGTTCCCAGTGAGCTGGGCCTGCCCACACAGGGGCCTGGCTCTGGAGGGActgttggggggtgggaggggagaaagcTTCTGTAGCTGCAATGCTAACGTCAGTGCATATCCCCCTTTTCCCTGCACCTGCTCCAGCTGTCCCCTTCAAactgctggggaggggaggtccACCCAGAGCTAGGCAGAGAAGTACTTCTCATTAGCTTGTCATTTTATCCAGGCAAGCCCAGACCTTTGCTCCCTCAAAGCTAGGGCCTGCCCTTGTCCCCTGTGCGTCCCCTTGTTTCATCtctcaccccgcccccctcctcaCCACAGACACAGCCTGTCTTACAGCCTGATTCCCTATTGAAGCAGTGTTCTGACATCCCTGTGAAAACAAATTTAATCTTCCCTCTTCGGGACAGATGGAAAGAAATTGACGTCTTTGtctgaagcaaaaagaaaaagaaaaagaaacaatgtgcCTCTTCTTCCTCTGACAGTCTGTTTCCTGGGAACAAAAGCCTTTCCTCTCCCTGGGAGGCTGTCGCTCCAGCAGGGGCTGAGATGGGTGGAGGCTTAGGCACCGAGATGGGCTTTGGGTGCCTTCTCTTAGTAGGCAAAGCACAGTCCCCCTCAGAGGGTGAGGCCCCTGGAAGCTGTGGACCTGGGAATTTTCCTCCTCCAGGAAAGGCCCCCCTAGTGGCCTGGGAAGACGTAGGGTTGTGCCCAGCACCCAGATGCAGCCTGCTGGAGCCCCAGCGCACCTAGATCACCTTCCCCACCCAAATGGGGCCTGTGACCATAGAGATCTCTGTGTCTGAATGGGGGTGAGCATCAGCAAGGCGGGAACACTCCTGTGCACTCCTCATCACTTGGGACCCCTTCTGCAGATGCCTTGGGGAGATGTCAGAGGAAGCAGACAGTTGAGGAATCAAGGAAGGCTCCTGAAGGAGGTGACATTGGAACCAGGTCTATTTATTTTCCCTACAAGAACTGTGTCCCCTTCGACCCCTCCTAGAGCAGGTCTATCTCCAGGCTGCTCCAAGTCCTCTTGCTGCCATGCTCTGTGGCTTTAATGGACTGGCTTCCTTTTACCCCTTCTCATACATGAATTTGTCCTGGGGTCAGCAGTGGCTGGGTCCAGACCACATGTCTTTAAGGTAAAGAAAATTTCTGaaagaagattttacttatttttagagagagggaagggaaggagaaagggagggagagaaacatcaatatgtggttgcctctcatgaaccctcctctggggacctggcctgcaacccaggcatgtgccctgactgggacttgaaccaggaaccttttggtttgtaggcctgtgctcaatacactgagctacaccagccagggctaaggtaaAGCAAGTTTGTATTGGAATCTACTTTATGCCATGCTGTGTGCACGCTGGTCACTGGGACTTGGAAGTGAGTCAGGGACAGCCCTGCCCTCAGAACACTGGAGCCTGTTTTCGGAGACAAAGCATGAACAGAGCATTGCGTCTCCCTGTGATGTGTGCAGTGATGAGTAGCCCCAGGGAAGGTG
This Phyllostomus discolor isolate MPI-MPIP mPhyDis1 chromosome 5, mPhyDis1.pri.v3, whole genome shotgun sequence DNA region includes the following protein-coding sequences:
- the OPRD1 gene encoding delta-type opioid receptor isoform X2 yields the protein MLALEDNEYTKMKTATNIYIFNLALADALATSTLPFQSAKYLMETWPFGELLCKAVLSIDYYNMFTSIFTLTMMSVDRYIAVCHPVKALDFRTPAKAKLINICIWVLASGVGVPIMIMAVTRPRDGAVVCMLQFPSPSWYWDTVTKICVFLFAFVVPILIITVCYGLMLLRLRSVRLLSGSKEKDRSLRRITRMVLVVVGAFVVCWAPIHIFVIVWTLVDINRRDPLVVAALHLCIALGYANSSLNPLLYAFLDENFKRCFRQLCRSPCGRPEPGSFSRAREATVRERVTACTPSEGPGGAAA